A portion of the Thermoanaerobaculum aquaticum genome contains these proteins:
- a CDS encoding NAD-dependent malic enzyme, whose translation MKTFSFKVDPLTGEQYYEVYLRGQQLLTDPLLNKGSHFSIEERASLGLTGLLPHGVSSLEEEAARSLESYRRKPDDLERYLFLLGLLNRNETLFYKLLTENLIEMLPIVYTPTVGQACLLLSRIMRRARGVYIHPDNIAAIDTIFANVPLPEVQLIVVTDGERILGLGDLGADGMGIPVGKVSLYVAAGGLHPACCLPVCLDVGTNNDRLLADPLYLGFRRRRLEGEDYDRFVERFVLGVKRNFPNALIQWEDFAKHKAFRLLERYRERIPSFNDDIQGTGATALAALLTASRIKQKPLAAERVVIVGFGQAGVGTAKAIATYLQSQGLPPEEARKVVWPVDVQGLLCQDDPSLEPWQRPFARKREEIAGWKLKDPQKITLEDVVVNVKPTILVGVTAQPGLFSTKLLQQVAKEEARPVILALSNPTSKSECTPEDALAATGGRALVATGSPFPPVSLEDRTVETSQCNNLYVFPGVGLGTLVAKAPKITDEMFLAASEALSAMVSAEEQERGLLLPPLTSVRQVAREVAVAVAKKARDQGLGRLLADEEIEEVVSQAQWEPRFVPYRPGRPS comes from the coding sequence ATGAAGACGTTTTCGTTCAAGGTGGACCCCCTGACCGGAGAGCAGTACTACGAGGTTTACCTTCGCGGCCAGCAGCTTTTAACCGACCCGTTGCTCAACAAGGGTTCCCACTTTTCCATTGAAGAACGCGCCTCTTTAGGGCTTACCGGGCTTTTGCCCCACGGGGTTTCCTCGCTGGAAGAGGAAGCAGCGCGCTCGCTGGAAAGCTACCGCCGCAAGCCCGACGATTTGGAGCGCTACCTCTTCCTTTTGGGCTTGCTCAACCGCAACGAAACGCTCTTTTACAAGCTGCTCACCGAAAACCTCATCGAGATGCTGCCCATCGTTTACACCCCCACCGTGGGGCAAGCATGCCTTTTGCTTTCCCGTATCATGCGGCGGGCGCGGGGCGTGTACATCCACCCCGACAACATCGCCGCCATTGACACCATCTTTGCCAACGTGCCGTTGCCGGAGGTGCAGCTCATCGTGGTGACCGACGGTGAGCGCATCCTGGGCCTGGGGGATTTGGGCGCCGATGGCATGGGCATCCCCGTGGGGAAGGTCAGCCTTTACGTGGCAGCCGGGGGGCTCCACCCCGCGTGCTGTCTGCCGGTGTGCCTGGATGTGGGCACCAACAACGACCGCCTCCTGGCCGATCCCCTTTACCTGGGCTTCCGCCGTCGCCGGTTGGAGGGCGAAGACTACGACCGGTTCGTGGAGAGGTTCGTCTTAGGGGTCAAGCGCAACTTCCCCAACGCCCTCATCCAGTGGGAGGACTTCGCCAAACACAAGGCCTTCAGGCTTCTGGAGCGCTACCGCGAGCGCATCCCCTCCTTCAACGACGACATCCAGGGCACCGGCGCCACCGCCCTCGCCGCCCTGCTCACCGCCAGCCGCATCAAGCAAAAACCGTTGGCCGCCGAGCGGGTGGTCATCGTGGGTTTTGGTCAAGCCGGGGTGGGCACCGCCAAAGCCATTGCCACCTACCTGCAAAGCCAGGGTTTACCCCCCGAAGAGGCCCGGAAGGTAGTTTGGCCGGTGGATGTGCAGGGGCTTTTATGTCAGGACGACCCGAGCCTCGAGCCCTGGCAGCGCCCCTTTGCCCGCAAGCGGGAGGAAATTGCCGGATGGAAGCTCAAGGACCCGCAAAAGATCACCCTGGAAGACGTGGTGGTGAACGTCAAACCCACCATCCTCGTGGGTGTCACCGCCCAACCCGGCCTTTTCAGCACTAAGCTCCTGCAACAGGTGGCCAAAGAGGAAGCCCGCCCGGTGATCCTGGCCCTTTCCAACCCCACCAGCAAATCGGAGTGCACCCCTGAGGACGCCCTGGCCGCCACCGGCGGGAGGGCCCTGGTGGCCACCGGCAGCCCCTTCCCTCCCGTGTCCCTGGAGGACCGCACGGTGGAAACCTCCCAGTGCAACAACCTGTACGTGTTCCCCGGGGTGGGTTTGGGCACCCTGGTGGCCAAGGCCCCAAAGATCACCGACGAGATGTTTCTGGCGGCCAGCGAGGCGCTTTCGGCCATGGTTTCCGCAGAAGAGCAGGAACGGGGTTTGCTTTTGCCACCGCTGACATCGGTGCGCCAGGTGGCCCGGGAGGTGGCCGTGGCGGTGGCCAAGAAAGCCCGCGACCAGGGGCTTGGTCGCCTGCTGGCGGATGAGGAAATTGAGGAGGTGGTCTCCCAGGCCCAGTGGGAGCCGCGCTTCGTGCCCTACCGCCCGGGGCGACCGTCCTAG
- a CDS encoding MGMT family protein, whose protein sequence is MAKRGNRLHGDVAELSAFQLVYRLVRQIPPGRVLTYGQISARLGHLLSPAAVGWALHVCPADVPWHRVVNAQGRCSTERLPDFPPGLQRRLLEAEGVVFDPQGRLDLAYYAWDGGAGASFDDGKERQGP, encoded by the coding sequence GTGGCGAAAAGGGGAAACCGCCTTCACGGCGACGTTGCAGAGCTTTCGGCGTTCCAGCTGGTTTACCGCCTGGTGCGCCAAATCCCCCCAGGAAGGGTCCTGACCTATGGGCAAATTTCCGCCCGGCTGGGGCACCTCCTTTCGCCGGCGGCGGTGGGATGGGCCCTGCACGTGTGTCCCGCGGACGTCCCGTGGCACCGGGTGGTCAACGCCCAGGGACGCTGTTCCACCGAGCGCCTGCCCGATTTCCCGCCGGGCCTTCAGCGCAGGCTTTTGGAAGCGGAAGGCGTGGTTTTTGATCCCCAGGGGCGCCTGGATTTGGCTTACTATGCCTGGGATGGAGGCGCGGGAGCGTCGTTTGATGACGGCAAAGAAAGGCAAGGACCCTGA
- the xerD gene encoding site-specific tyrosine recombinase XerD, producing the protein MTAKKGKDPEGFNRYLSQYLAELTVGRALSPFTVAAYSSDLLRFGQWLQDRGVELSACERADVRLYLSQLRGTGLSARSTARALSSLRGFFRYLMEQGAIQHDPTLELENPKLMRALPRYLTPEEVEMLLAAPDPQTPQGLRDKSMLELLYATGLRVSELVGLKVSQVRLDPGFVRVVGKGNKERVVPMGSEARLWVERYLTLARGKLVRQGSPEALFLTVRGEAMTRQRFWQIIKGYGKKVGITSQLSPHVLRHSFATHLLANGADLRALQVMLGHADISTTEIYTHVTRERLRQLYDRSHPRA; encoded by the coding sequence ATGACGGCAAAGAAAGGCAAGGACCCTGAAGGCTTCAACCGCTACCTGAGCCAGTACCTGGCCGAGCTCACGGTGGGGAGGGCCCTTTCGCCTTTTACTGTAGCCGCCTATTCAAGCGACCTGCTGCGCTTTGGCCAGTGGCTGCAGGACCGCGGGGTGGAGCTTTCCGCCTGTGAGCGGGCCGACGTACGGCTCTACCTTTCGCAGCTTCGGGGTACGGGGCTTTCGGCGCGCTCCACCGCCCGGGCGCTTTCCAGCTTGCGGGGCTTTTTCCGCTACCTCATGGAGCAAGGTGCCATCCAGCACGATCCCACCCTGGAGCTGGAAAACCCCAAGCTCATGCGGGCGCTCCCCCGTTATCTCACCCCCGAGGAGGTGGAGATGCTGCTTGCAGCCCCCGATCCACAAACCCCCCAGGGGCTGCGGGACAAGAGCATGCTGGAGCTTTTATACGCCACCGGCTTGCGGGTTTCCGAGCTGGTGGGCCTGAAAGTTTCCCAGGTGCGCTTGGACCCTGGGTTTGTGCGGGTGGTGGGCAAGGGGAACAAGGAACGGGTCGTCCCCATGGGCAGCGAGGCGCGCCTGTGGGTGGAGCGCTACCTCACCTTGGCCCGGGGGAAGCTGGTGCGGCAAGGCTCTCCCGAGGCGCTGTTTCTTACCGTGCGCGGGGAGGCCATGACCCGGCAGCGCTTCTGGCAAATCATCAAGGGGTACGGGAAAAAGGTGGGCATTACCTCCCAGCTTTCCCCCCATGTGCTGCGCCACTCCTTTGCCACTCACCTTTTGGCCAACGGTGCGGATTTGCGGGCGCTGCAGGTGATGCTGGGCCACGCCGACATTTCCACCACCGAAATCTACACCCACGTGACCCGGGAGCGCTTGCGCCAGCTTTACGACCGCTCCCACCCCCGGGCCTAG
- a CDS encoding lytic transglycosylase domain-containing protein, whose translation MRFFLLVCTGLLALAAPGFAAYLVVLTDGGFFQVESANLAGTDRLRLHLQEGAWVELPLARVERVLEVADFNPHPESEKPQEQAAVTCEPVFASQSLPAELPYRGEIVAAAQRHNLDPRLLAAVVAVESGFNPFAVSRVGARGLMQLMPGVWLSYGLLDPHQPAANLQAGAAHLRKLLDRFARVDWALAAYNAGAAVVEAYGGIPPFRETQSYVSRVLARWCPQAAGKGL comes from the coding sequence ATGCGTTTTTTCTTGCTTGTTTGCACGGGGCTTTTGGCTTTAGCTGCTCCCGGCTTTGCCGCGTACCTGGTGGTGTTGACCGACGGCGGTTTCTTCCAGGTGGAAAGCGCAAACCTGGCCGGTACTGACCGCCTTCGCTTGCACCTTCAGGAAGGGGCCTGGGTGGAGCTGCCGCTTGCCCGGGTGGAGAGGGTTTTGGAGGTGGCTGATTTCAACCCCCACCCGGAAAGCGAAAAACCGCAGGAGCAAGCCGCAGTTACCTGTGAACCGGTTTTTGCTTCCCAGAGCTTGCCGGCGGAGCTCCCGTACCGGGGGGAAATCGTGGCTGCCGCCCAGCGCCACAACCTGGACCCCAGGCTTTTGGCGGCGGTGGTAGCGGTGGAATCGGGGTTTAACCCCTTTGCGGTGTCCCGGGTGGGAGCCCGGGGCTTAATGCAGCTCATGCCGGGGGTGTGGCTGTCCTACGGCCTTCTGGACCCCCATCAGCCGGCGGCCAACCTGCAGGCTGGCGCGGCCCACCTGCGCAAGCTTCTGGATCGCTTTGCCCGGGTGGACTGGGCGCTGGCGGCTTACAACGCCGGGGCGGCGGTGGTGGAGGCTTACGGAGGCATCCCACCCTTTCGCGAAACCCAGAGCTACGTGAGCCGGGTCCTGGCCCGCTGGTGTCCCCAGGCGGCTGGGAAGGGCTTGTGA
- a CDS encoding NADH-quinone oxidoreductase subunit B, whose protein sequence is MRTPDGSSVFLTTKLEKLLDKARANSLWPYPFGTACCGIEFMSVMMGHYDLSRFGAEVVRFSPRQSDLLIVAGTITDKMAPVLVRIYEQMAEPKYVISMGACACTGGFYRAYHVVQGIDEFIPVDVYVPGCPPTPEALFAGVVKLQEMIERGETHYQRMVAARRAAAGE, encoded by the coding sequence ATGAGGACACCGGATGGCAGCAGCGTGTTTTTAACCACGAAGCTGGAAAAGCTGCTGGATAAGGCCCGGGCCAACAGCCTTTGGCCTTACCCCTTTGGCACCGCCTGCTGCGGCATCGAGTTCATGTCGGTGATGATGGGGCACTACGACCTCTCCAGGTTCGGGGCGGAAGTGGTGCGTTTTTCTCCCAGGCAGTCCGATCTCTTGATCGTCGCGGGCACGATTACCGACAAGATGGCTCCTGTCCTGGTGCGGATTTACGAGCAAATGGCCGAGCCCAAGTACGTGATTTCCATGGGTGCCTGCGCCTGTACCGGTGGCTTTTACCGGGCTTATCACGTGGTGCAGGGCATTGACGAGTTCATCCCGGTGGACGTTTACGTGCCCGGGTGCCCCCCCACGCCCGAGGCGCTGTTTGCCGGGGTGGTGAAGCTGCAGGAAATGATCGAAAGGGGGGAGACGCACTATCAGCGCATGGTGGCTGCCCGGCGGGCAGCGGCGGGGGAGTGA
- the nuoD gene encoding NADH dehydrogenase (quinone) subunit D, whose protein sequence is MATREARRAAVRQAFPDENLVRELPGGDQQTFVVDRKVLWDFAKHLKEHPDLSCDLLLDVCGVDWWGKRTPRFDVVYHLYSLRHGHRIRVKVPVAEEDPVVPSVYGLWKAADWFEREAYDMFGIRFSGHPNLRRILTHESFQGHALRKDYDPGQRWLLKEEEQYVPQWAKIPQEDEDHFETQVLNLGPAHPATHGTLRTVVRLDGEIITEAETEIGYLHRCFEKMSERHTWNQVIPYTDRLNYCSAMINGVGYAFTVENMLGIEAPPRAQAVRVILSELSRIMDHIVDIGANLTDLGAMTPFLYLYQAREEIYSVLEACAGGRLTVSYVRIGGLANDVPHDFADAVRYLLKRIPPLIDDMEKLITENRIFRERTEGIGKISAEEAINWGWTGPCLRACGVAYDVRKAHPYLGYDQYDFKVPIAHTGDTYARYLVRVEEMRQSLRIVEQALANLPDGPIIVENHHVALPPKARVYTEMESLIYHFKLIMEGMKVPAGEYYGYVEGANGELGFYAISDGGGKPYRLKVRPPCFAIFQAYPHMLKGHLVADSVAILGSLNIIAGELDR, encoded by the coding sequence ATGGCCACACGAGAGGCAAGGAGGGCGGCGGTTCGCCAAGCTTTCCCTGACGAAAACCTGGTGCGGGAGCTTCCCGGCGGCGACCAGCAGACCTTTGTGGTGGACCGCAAGGTGCTCTGGGACTTTGCCAAGCACCTCAAGGAGCACCCGGATTTAAGCTGCGATTTGCTCTTGGACGTGTGTGGGGTGGATTGGTGGGGCAAGCGCACGCCGCGCTTTGACGTGGTTTACCACCTCTACTCCTTGCGCCACGGGCACCGCATCCGTGTCAAGGTGCCGGTGGCCGAGGAGGACCCTGTGGTGCCCTCGGTGTATGGGTTGTGGAAGGCCGCCGATTGGTTCGAGCGGGAAGCCTACGACATGTTTGGCATCCGCTTTTCCGGCCACCCCAACCTGCGCCGCATCCTCACCCACGAGTCCTTCCAGGGTCACGCCCTGCGCAAGGACTACGATCCCGGTCAGCGCTGGCTTTTGAAAGAGGAAGAGCAGTACGTGCCCCAGTGGGCCAAAATCCCCCAGGAGGACGAGGACCACTTTGAAACGCAGGTCCTGAACCTGGGCCCGGCCCACCCGGCCACCCACGGCACCCTGCGCACGGTGGTGCGCCTGGACGGCGAAATCATCACCGAAGCGGAAACCGAAATTGGCTACCTGCACCGCTGCTTCGAGAAGATGTCCGAGCGGCACACCTGGAACCAGGTGATCCCCTACACCGATCGGCTGAACTACTGCTCGGCCATGATCAACGGCGTGGGGTACGCCTTTACCGTGGAAAACATGCTGGGCATTGAGGCCCCGCCCCGGGCCCAGGCGGTGCGGGTGATCCTCTCGGAGCTTTCCCGCATCATGGACCACATCGTGGACATCGGCGCCAACCTCACGGACCTGGGCGCCATGACGCCGTTTTTGTACCTCTACCAGGCGCGGGAGGAGATTTACTCGGTTCTGGAAGCCTGCGCCGGGGGCAGGCTCACGGTTTCCTACGTGCGCATTGGCGGTCTTGCCAACGACGTGCCCCACGACTTTGCCGATGCTGTGCGTTACCTCCTCAAGCGCATTCCGCCGCTCATTGACGACATGGAAAAGCTCATCACCGAAAACCGCATCTTCCGCGAGCGGACCGAGGGCATTGGCAAGATTTCCGCGGAAGAGGCCATCAACTGGGGCTGGACCGGGCCCTGCCTTCGTGCCTGTGGCGTGGCTTATGACGTGCGCAAGGCCCACCCTTACCTGGGCTACGACCAGTACGACTTCAAGGTGCCCATCGCCCACACCGGCGACACCTACGCCCGGTACCTGGTGCGGGTAGAGGAAATGCGGCAAAGCTTGCGTATTGTGGAGCAAGCGCTGGCCAACCTGCCGGACGGTCCCATCATCGTGGAAAACCACCACGTTGCCTTGCCCCCCAAGGCCCGGGTTTACACCGAAATGGAGTCGCTCATTTACCACTTCAAGCTGATCATGGAAGGCATGAAGGTGCCGGCGGGGGAGTACTACGGCTACGTGGAGGGCGCCAACGGCGAGCTGGGCTTTTACGCCATTTCCGACGGCGGCGGCAAGCCCTACCGCTTGAAGGTGCGGCCCCCCTGTTTTGCCATCTTCCAGGCCTACCCTCACATGCTCAAGGGGCATTTGGTCGCCGACAGCGTGGCGATCCTGGGAAGCCTTAACATCATCGCTGGGGAGCTGGACCGATGA
- a CDS encoding NuoI/complex I 23 kDa subunit family protein has translation MNNDVIVCNPRPLRFWQRFYLLEILKGLGVTLRHFLGNLFSRKYTVTVEWPEVKREYSERMRGRHVLLTREDGSPRCVACYMCETACPADCIHIEADEDPNAPVEWEKQPKVFTIDLLRCVFCGFCVDACPKEAIIMTRTHEMAFRTREEAVIGLDQLLYRGPLSELDMGYRPYYGEPRTQIKLPIPTKK, from the coding sequence ATGAACAACGACGTGATCGTTTGCAACCCCCGCCCGTTGCGCTTTTGGCAGCGCTTTTACCTCCTGGAGATCCTGAAGGGGCTGGGCGTTACCTTGCGGCACTTCTTGGGCAACCTGTTTTCCCGCAAGTACACGGTAACCGTGGAGTGGCCGGAGGTGAAGCGCGAGTACTCCGAAAGAATGCGGGGCCGGCACGTGCTCCTAACCCGGGAAGACGGCAGCCCCCGCTGCGTGGCGTGCTACATGTGCGAAACCGCCTGTCCCGCCGACTGCATCCACATCGAAGCGGACGAGGACCCCAACGCCCCGGTGGAGTGGGAAAAGCAACCCAAGGTTTTCACCATTGACCTTTTGCGCTGCGTGTTCTGCGGCTTTTGTGTGGACGCCTGCCCCAAGGAAGCTATCATCATGACCCGCACCCACGAAATGGCCTTCCGCACCCGGGAAGAAGCGGTGATTGGCTTGGACCAGCTCCTTTACCGTGGGCCCCTTTCGGAGCTGGATATGGGCTATCGTCCCTACTACGGCGAGCCGCGGACGCAAATCAAGCTCCCCATTCCCACGAAGAAGTAA
- a CDS encoding cold-shock protein has translation MATGTVKWFNETKGFGFITQESGEDVFVHYSAIVGEGFRTLKEGARVQFDVERGPKGLQAKNVRQI, from the coding sequence ATGGCAACAGGTACAGTGAAGTGGTTTAACGAAACAAAGGGCTTTGGCTTCATCACCCAGGAGAGCGGCGAGGACGTGTTCGTCCACTACTCCGCAATCGTGGGTGAGGGCTTCCGGACCCTGAAGGAAGGCGCCCGCGTGCAGTTTGACGTGGAACGTGGTCCCAAGGGGCTCCAGGCCAAGAACGTGCGGCAAATCTAA